Proteins encoded by one window of Collimonas fungivorans:
- the pilB gene encoding type IV-A pilus assembly ATPase PilB, which translates to MAAVFPNANSTSPISGLARALLQAGRLSVPQLEALHKKASESQTPFISALLESGQLDARSLALFCAETFGYPQLDLSVLNLGMLPEKAIDAKLMETHSVLALAKRGNKIYVAFSDPTNIQALDQIKFQTELTVEPIIVEHPVLLKQIQKLVKSAEQSLNEMVGDEQEINFVEEDAVAVADAAATDIDDAPVVRFLQKILTDAINQGASDLHFEPFEKFYRIRFRVDGVLRDMAQPPLSIKEKLVSRIKVISKLDISEKRVPQDGRMRLAVSKTRAIDFRVSTLPTLFGEKVVMRILDPSQAQMGIDALGYDPDQKEILMEAIQRPYGMVLVTGPTGSGKTVSLYTCLNILNQPGINISTAEDPAEINLPGVNQVNINDRAGLTFPVALKAFLRQDPDIIMVGEIRDLETADISIKAAQTGHMVFSTLHTNDAPSTLTRLMNMGVPAFNIASSVILITAQRLARRLCSCKQPITVQEEALLEAGFTEDDLDGSWMPYKAVGCDRCNGTGYKGRVGIYQIMPITEEIERIILAHGTALEIEAQAKREGVKTLRLSGLMKVKQGLTSLEEVLGCTNI; encoded by the coding sequence ATGGCAGCAGTATTTCCCAACGCTAATTCCACCAGCCCGATCTCCGGACTTGCCCGCGCATTGCTGCAAGCCGGACGTCTTTCCGTACCCCAGCTGGAGGCCTTGCACAAAAAGGCTAGCGAGAGTCAAACGCCGTTTATCTCCGCCTTGCTGGAAAGCGGGCAGCTGGATGCCCGTTCGCTTGCCCTGTTTTGCGCCGAGACCTTCGGTTATCCGCAGCTGGACCTGAGCGTACTCAACCTCGGCATGCTGCCGGAAAAAGCCATCGACGCCAAGCTGATGGAAACCCATTCCGTATTGGCCCTGGCGAAACGCGGCAACAAGATCTATGTCGCCTTTTCCGATCCGACCAATATCCAGGCGCTGGACCAGATCAAGTTCCAGACCGAGCTGACGGTTGAACCGATCATCGTCGAACACCCGGTGCTGCTGAAACAGATCCAGAAACTGGTCAAGTCGGCCGAGCAAAGCCTCAACGAAATGGTCGGCGACGAGCAGGAAATCAACTTCGTCGAAGAGGATGCGGTAGCGGTTGCCGATGCTGCGGCTACCGATATCGACGATGCGCCGGTAGTCAGGTTCTTGCAGAAGATACTGACCGACGCCATCAACCAGGGCGCGTCCGACTTGCATTTCGAGCCGTTCGAAAAATTCTACCGTATCCGTTTCCGGGTCGACGGCGTCTTGCGCGACATGGCGCAGCCGCCGCTGTCGATCAAGGAAAAACTGGTATCCCGCATCAAGGTGATCTCCAAGCTGGATATTTCCGAAAAGCGGGTGCCGCAAGATGGCCGCATGCGCCTGGCGGTATCCAAGACCCGCGCAATCGATTTCCGGGTCAGCACATTGCCGACCTTGTTTGGCGAAAAAGTCGTAATGCGGATCCTGGACCCGAGCCAGGCCCAGATGGGGATTGACGCGCTGGGTTACGACCCGGACCAGAAAGAAATCCTGATGGAGGCTATCCAGCGTCCCTACGGCATGGTGCTGGTGACCGGGCCGACCGGTTCCGGCAAAACCGTATCGCTGTATACCTGCCTGAACATCCTGAACCAGCCCGGCATCAACATTTCCACCGCCGAAGATCCAGCCGAAATCAATTTGCCCGGCGTGAACCAGGTCAACATCAACGACCGTGCCGGACTGACTTTCCCGGTGGCGCTGAAAGCCTTCCTGCGGCAGGATCCCGACATCATCATGGTCGGTGAAATCCGCGACCTGGAAACCGCCGACATCTCGATCAAGGCCGCGCAAACCGGGCACATGGTGTTTTCCACACTGCACACCAACGATGCGCCATCGACGCTGACGCGTCTGATGAACATGGGGGTGCCGGCCTTCAATATCGCCTCGTCGGTGATCCTGATCACTGCACAGCGGCTGGCGCGCCGCCTGTGCAGCTGCAAGCAGCCGATTACCGTCCAGGAAGAAGCCTTGCTGGAAGCCGGCTTCACCGAGGACGACCTCGACGGCAGCTGGATGCCGTACAAGGCGGTCGGCTGCGATCGCTGCAACGGCACAGGATACAAAGGGCGGGTCGGCATCTACCAGATCATGCCGATCACCGAAGAAATAGAACGGATTATCCTGGCGCACGGCACGGCGCTGGAAATCGAAGCGCAGGCTAAGCGCGAGGGGGTCAAGACCCTGCGTTTGTCAGGATTGATGAAGGTTAAACAAGGGTTGACCAGCCTCGAAGAAGTGCTTGGCTGCACCAATATCTAA
- a CDS encoding type II secretion system F family protein — translation MATAARSAASARQVKEWVYLWEGKDKKGKVVRGELRAGSETVVNVTMRRQGILVTKVKKKTFRSGKKISDKDISLFTRQLATMMKAGVPLLQSFDIVAKGHANPSVSKLVNDIRGDVETGTSLSQAFRKFPLYFDPLFCNLVGAGEQAGILEDLLERLAIYKEKTLAIKGKIKSALFYPVSILAVAFVVTAVIMIWVVPAFKQVFSSFGADLPAPTMAVMAMSDFMVGNWYIIFPTIFAGLYLFFQSWRRSLKMQRVMDRLLLKAPVFGDVIRKATIARWTRTLATMFAAGVPLVESLDSVGGASGNAVYLDATKKIQSEVSTGTSLTAAMENANVFPNMVTQMVSIGEESGSLDQMLGKVADFYEAEVDDAVASLSSLMEPLIMVILGVLIGGLVVAMYLPIFKLGSVV, via the coding sequence ATGGCAACTGCCGCACGCAGCGCCGCAAGCGCACGTCAGGTCAAAGAGTGGGTATATCTTTGGGAGGGCAAGGATAAAAAGGGCAAGGTGGTGCGCGGCGAACTGCGCGCCGGCAGCGAGACCGTGGTCAACGTCACCATGCGGCGCCAGGGGATCTTGGTCACCAAGGTTAAAAAGAAGACCTTCCGCAGCGGGAAGAAAATTTCCGACAAGGATATCTCCCTGTTTACCCGCCAGCTGGCTACCATGATGAAGGCCGGCGTGCCTTTGCTGCAGTCTTTTGACATCGTGGCCAAGGGCCATGCCAATCCGTCGGTGTCGAAACTGGTCAATGACATCCGCGGCGATGTGGAGACCGGCACCAGCCTGAGCCAGGCGTTCCGCAAGTTTCCGCTGTATTTCGACCCGTTGTTTTGCAACCTGGTTGGTGCTGGCGAACAGGCTGGTATTCTTGAGGACTTGCTGGAGCGGCTCGCGATCTACAAGGAAAAAACCCTCGCAATTAAAGGCAAAATCAAATCCGCATTATTTTATCCAGTATCGATTCTGGCGGTAGCGTTTGTCGTAACCGCGGTCATCATGATCTGGGTGGTGCCCGCTTTCAAACAGGTGTTTTCCAGCTTCGGCGCGGACTTGCCGGCACCGACAATGGCGGTAATGGCAATGTCGGATTTCATGGTGGGCAACTGGTACATCATCTTCCCAACCATATTTGCCGGCTTATATTTATTCTTCCAGTCCTGGAGACGTTCGCTCAAAATGCAACGGGTCATGGATCGTTTATTGCTAAAAGCGCCGGTTTTCGGCGACGTGATACGCAAAGCCACGATTGCGCGCTGGACTCGCACTTTGGCCACCATGTTTGCCGCCGGTGTACCATTGGTAGAGTCGCTTGACTCGGTAGGCGGCGCATCAGGCAATGCAGTCTATCTGGACGCCACCAAGAAGATCCAGAGCGAGGTCAGTACCGGCACCAGTTTGACCGCAGCGATGGAAAACGCCAATGTATTCCCGAATATGGTGACGCAAATGGTTTCGATCGGCGAAGAGTCCGGCTCACTGGATCAAATGCTAGGTAAAGTAGCCGATTTCTACGAGGCTGAAGTGGATGACGCAGTAGCCTCCCTGTCCAGCCTGATGGAACCCTTGATCATGGTGATCCTAGGCGTACTGATCGGCGGCCTGGTGGTTGCCATGTACTTGCCAATCTTCAAGTTAGGCTCGGTGGTCTGA
- the coaE gene encoding dephospho-CoA kinase (Dephospho-CoA kinase (CoaE) performs the final step in coenzyme A biosynthesis.), whose translation MNQHHAASHDQPAQGNPRFSVGLTGGIGSGKSTVADMFAERGAAVIDTDVIAHQLTAPDGAAIAPLAAEFGSAFIDASGAMDRAMMRAHVFSDPQAKQRLEAILHPLIRAETASAAQHAQGLYLIFVVPLLVESGNWRERVQRILVVDCDEQIQLERVMQRNAMTPSQVRAIMATQASRQQRLQAADDVIVNDSEPAALLPQVTRLHALYEALSRSL comes from the coding sequence ATGAACCAGCACCATGCGGCCAGTCACGACCAGCCAGCGCAAGGCAACCCCAGATTCAGCGTCGGCCTGACCGGCGGGATCGGCAGCGGCAAGAGCACCGTCGCCGACATGTTTGCCGAGCGGGGCGCCGCTGTCATCGACACCGATGTCATCGCTCATCAGCTGACTGCGCCGGACGGCGCCGCCATTGCGCCGCTTGCCGCCGAATTCGGCAGCGCTTTCATCGACGCCAGCGGCGCCATGGACCGGGCCATGATGCGCGCCCATGTATTCTCGGACCCGCAGGCAAAACAACGCCTGGAGGCCATCTTGCATCCTTTGATCCGGGCCGAAACCGCCAGCGCGGCGCAACATGCCCAAGGCTTGTACCTGATTTTTGTAGTCCCGCTGCTGGTTGAGTCCGGCAACTGGAGAGAACGGGTACAGCGCATACTGGTGGTAGATTGCGACGAACAGATCCAGCTGGAACGTGTGATGCAGCGCAATGCAATGACGCCGTCTCAAGTACGGGCCATCATGGCGACCCAAGCCTCCAGGCAGCAACGACTGCAGGCCGCCGACGATGTGATTGTCAATGACAGTGAGCCGGCGGCGCTATTGCCGCAAGTGACGCGATTACACGCGCTATATGAAGCATTGAGCCGATCGTTATAA
- a CDS encoding HlyC/CorC family transporter, whose product MDAVPIWVQLLALVVLIFLSAFFAMAETALVAANKHRLRHLAKRGSKAATTTLWLLERTDKLLSLILIVNTLVNALATALVTAIAITTFGNHQEVITIATAAVAFLLIVFAEITPKVIGATYPERIALPTSFVLKPLMALAKPLIWFVNLFVSAILGLLHIKTGKHAQEQRVSPEELRSIVLEGGNFMPQKHKSILLNLFDLEKISVEDVMTPRAQVEALNLSASVEDIKHQLTTCYHNKLPVYEGEINQIVGILHVRKAMVLLNQEEELTVEHFRQLLTTPYFVPEDTDVFTQLQYFQENHERLGIIVDEYGEVQGLVTLEDIIEEMIGEFTTSKPGAARADSFSWNPQGQCLLEGTTTLRDINKRLGLNFPLDGPKTLNGLLLEWLQDIPDNNVSLKIAGCIIEIVQVQNQAIKVAKLMRPNKLQEH is encoded by the coding sequence TTGGATGCCGTGCCCATATGGGTGCAGTTACTTGCACTAGTCGTACTCATCTTCCTGTCGGCTTTTTTTGCAATGGCGGAGACCGCCCTAGTCGCCGCCAACAAGCACCGCCTGCGCCACCTGGCCAAGCGCGGCAGCAAAGCAGCGACCACCACGCTATGGCTGCTGGAGCGGACCGATAAGCTGCTGTCGCTGATCCTGATCGTCAACACCCTGGTCAACGCCCTGGCCACCGCCCTGGTGACGGCGATTGCCATTACGACATTCGGCAACCACCAGGAAGTGATCACTATCGCTACCGCGGCGGTCGCCTTCCTGCTGATCGTATTCGCCGAAATCACGCCGAAAGTGATAGGCGCGACCTATCCCGAGCGCATTGCCCTGCCGACCAGTTTCGTGCTCAAGCCTTTGATGGCTTTGGCCAAGCCGCTGATCTGGTTCGTCAACCTGTTCGTGTCGGCGATCCTCGGGCTGCTGCACATCAAAACCGGCAAACACGCGCAGGAACAACGGGTATCGCCGGAAGAACTGCGTTCGATCGTGCTCGAAGGCGGCAATTTCATGCCGCAAAAACACAAAAGCATCTTGCTCAACCTGTTCGACCTGGAAAAAATCTCGGTGGAAGACGTCATGACGCCGCGGGCGCAAGTCGAGGCGCTGAACCTGTCGGCTTCAGTAGAGGATATCAAGCACCAGCTGACCACCTGCTATCACAACAAGCTGCCGGTATATGAAGGTGAAATCAACCAGATCGTCGGCATTTTGCACGTGCGCAAGGCCATGGTATTGCTGAACCAGGAAGAGGAACTGACGGTAGAACATTTCCGCCAGCTGCTCACTACGCCTTATTTCGTTCCGGAAGACACCGACGTTTTCACGCAACTGCAATATTTCCAGGAAAACCACGAACGGCTGGGCATCATCGTCGACGAGTATGGCGAAGTACAGGGACTGGTCACGCTGGAAGACATCATTGAAGAAATGATTGGCGAATTCACCACTTCCAAGCCGGGCGCGGCGCGCGCCGACAGTTTTTCCTGGAATCCGCAGGGACAGTGCCTGCTGGAGGGCACGACTACCCTGCGCGACATCAACAAACGGCTAGGCTTGAATTTTCCGCTCGACGGTCCCAAGACCCTGAACGGCCTGCTGCTCGAATGGCTGCAGGATATTCCCGACAACAATGTCAGCCTGAAAATTGCCGGATGCATCATAGAAATCGTGCAGGTGCAAAACCAGGCGATCAAGGTTGCCAAATTGATGCGGCCGAATAAACTACAAGAACATTAA
- the aqpZ gene encoding aquaporin Z — MHLSKRLGAEALGTFWLVLGGCGSAVLAAGFPGLGIGFHGVALAFGLTVLTMAFAIGHISGCHLNPAVTLGLATAGRFPKSEILPYWIAQVVGGIIAACILYLIATGKAGAEIGNFAANGYGDHSPGLYSMNAALISEVVMTFIFLIVILGATDKRAPAGFAPIAIGLCLTLIHLISIPVTNTSVNPARSTSQALFVGGWALQQLWLFWLAPLVGAVIAGIVYPAIWGEKD, encoded by the coding sequence ATGCATCTTTCTAAACGTCTGGGCGCAGAAGCCCTTGGCACATTCTGGCTGGTTCTCGGCGGTTGCGGCAGCGCAGTGCTGGCGGCAGGGTTTCCAGGCCTGGGAATCGGTTTTCACGGCGTCGCGCTGGCTTTCGGCTTGACCGTGCTGACGATGGCGTTCGCCATCGGCCATATTTCCGGCTGCCACCTGAATCCGGCAGTGACGCTCGGACTGGCTACCGCCGGCCGTTTCCCGAAAAGCGAAATCCTGCCTTACTGGATCGCCCAGGTCGTCGGCGGCATCATCGCCGCCTGCATCCTGTACCTGATCGCCACCGGCAAAGCGGGCGCGGAGATCGGCAATTTCGCCGCCAACGGCTATGGCGACCATTCGCCGGGTCTGTATTCGATGAATGCGGCCCTGATCTCTGAAGTAGTGATGACTTTCATCTTCCTGATCGTGATCCTGGGGGCGACAGACAAGCGGGCGCCGGCCGGCTTTGCGCCGATCGCGATCGGCCTGTGCCTGACCCTGATCCACCTGATCAGCATTCCGGTTACCAATACTTCGGTGAATCCAGCGCGCAGCACCAGCCAGGCGCTGTTTGTCGGCGGCTGGGCGTTGCAGCAGCTGTGGCTGTTCTGGCTGGCGCCGCTGGTCGGTGCGGTTATCGCGGGTATCGTGTACCCGGCAATCTGGGGCGAGAAGGACTGA
- a CDS encoding prepilin peptidase, protein MQDGIFFLAAGSLLPTALAAVFGLLIGSFLNVVIHRLPVMMQRESDNYVAHESGKPLPHTERYNLVVPRSACTQCKHQIGALENVPILSYLALRGKCAACKTPISMRYPLVEALTGALSALLIWHFGSGWVGLATLVFVYLLIAMTFIDADTQLLPDDLTLPLLWIGLLLNLSGLFVPLQDAVIGAAAGYLSLWAIYWAFKLLTGKEGMGYGDFKLLAALGAWLGWKMLPIVILFSSLVGAAVGIILIVFARRGRDNPIPFGPYLAAAGLLALLYGQTILETYFGFAT, encoded by the coding sequence ATGCAAGACGGGATTTTTTTCCTGGCGGCGGGGAGCCTGCTTCCCACCGCGCTGGCAGCTGTTTTTGGATTATTGATCGGCAGTTTCCTGAATGTAGTGATTCACAGGCTGCCGGTCATGATGCAGCGCGAATCGGATAATTACGTCGCCCACGAAAGCGGCAAGCCGCTGCCGCATACCGAGCGCTACAACCTGGTGGTTCCGCGCTCGGCTTGCACACAATGCAAACACCAGATCGGCGCGCTCGAGAATGTGCCGATCTTGAGTTACTTGGCCTTGCGCGGCAAATGCGCAGCCTGCAAAACCCCCATCTCGATGCGCTATCCTCTGGTCGAGGCATTGACCGGAGCGCTGTCGGCCCTGCTCATCTGGCACTTCGGCAGCGGCTGGGTCGGCCTGGCGACCCTGGTTTTCGTCTATCTGCTGATCGCGATGACGTTTATCGACGCCGATACCCAGTTGCTGCCGGACGACCTGACCCTGCCGCTGCTCTGGATAGGCCTGCTGCTGAACCTGTCCGGCCTGTTCGTGCCTTTACAGGACGCCGTGATCGGCGCCGCGGCAGGCTACCTGAGCCTGTGGGCGATTTACTGGGCATTCAAGCTGCTGACCGGCAAGGAAGGCATGGGCTATGGCGATTTCAAGCTGCTGGCGGCGCTTGGCGCCTGGCTGGGCTGGAAGATGCTGCCCATCGTCATCTTGTTTTCATCATTGGTGGGCGCGGCAGTCGGGATCATATTGATCGTTTTTGCCCGCCGCGGACGCGACAATCCCATCCCCTTCGGCCCCTACCTGGCCGCCGCCGGCCTGCTGGCCCTGCTCTACGGTCAAACAATTCTGGAAACTTATTTCGGTTTTGCTACCTAA
- the zapD gene encoding cell division protein ZapD gives MIVYEYPFNERIRTMLRLEDLHERFGFFVQQESPLQHHIALSTIFEMLEVAGRADLKSDLLQELERQKQTLLGFKSNPNVAPDMLDAILQEIDRISTALMATQGKTGQHIRENEWLMSIRGRTIIPGGACEFDLPSYYAWQQHPAEQRFADIVGWFAPLAPLFDAISIVLRLLRETGSSVKIDAQNGSYQQMLQGKSYQMLRLIIDEQLAAIPEISANKYMLWVRFTTQGGDLKPKAYEGDVPFELTLCNF, from the coding sequence TTGATCGTCTACGAATATCCTTTCAACGAGCGCATTCGCACCATGTTGCGGCTGGAAGACCTGCACGAAAGATTCGGCTTTTTCGTGCAGCAGGAAAGTCCGCTGCAGCACCATATCGCGCTGTCCACCATTTTCGAAATGCTGGAGGTTGCCGGACGCGCCGATCTGAAGTCGGATTTGCTGCAAGAACTGGAACGACAAAAACAAACCCTGCTCGGCTTTAAATCCAATCCCAACGTTGCGCCCGACATGCTGGACGCCATCCTGCAAGAGATAGACCGGATCAGCACGGCTCTGATGGCGACCCAGGGCAAGACCGGCCAGCACATACGCGAAAATGAATGGCTGATGAGCATCCGCGGCCGCACCATCATTCCCGGCGGCGCCTGCGAATTCGACCTGCCTTCCTACTATGCCTGGCAACAGCACCCCGCCGAACAGCGGTTTGCCGATATCGTCGGCTGGTTCGCGCCGCTGGCGCCATTGTTCGACGCTATCAGCATTGTATTGCGATTACTACGAGAAACCGGAAGTTCGGTAAAGATAGACGCACAAAACGGCAGTTATCAGCAAATGCTGCAAGGAAAATCTTACCAGATGCTGCGCCTGATCATTGATGAGCAGCTGGCGGCGATTCCTGAAATATCCGCCAACAAGTACATGCTGTGGGTACGTTTCACCACCCAGGGCGGCGACCTGAAGCCAAAAGCGTATGAAGGCGACGTGCCGTTCGAGCTCACTCTTTGTAATTTTTAA
- a CDS encoding Tex family protein produces MLPSIEQRLALELAAKPVQVAAAVALLDEGATVPFIARYRKEATGGLDDIQLRLLEERLRYLRELEVRRSAILASIEEQGKMTPALLQAISLAEDKTRLEDLYLPYKLKRRTKAQIAAEAGLTELADTLLANPELNPEQEADKYLKPAFSTDNGDNPGIADARAALDGARQILMERFSEDAALLQALREYLTEHGVVESKVVEGKQDAGEKFADYFDYSETIGTIPSHRALALFRGRREEILNVVLRLDTEEEKPKWDAPHNPCEGRIAARFGISNKNRGADKWLSDTVRWSWRVKVFMHLETELMTKLRETAEVEAINVFARNLKALLLAAPAGPRATMGLDPGLRTGVKVAVIDATGKVVDTTAIYPHQPRNDWDGSLHTLAQLAEKHKVSLISIGNGTASRETDKLAQDLIKLRPELKLTKIVVSEAGASVYSASEFASRELPDMDVSLRGAVSIARRLQDPLAELVKIDPKSIGVGQYQHDVGQTQLARSLDAVVEDCVNAVGVDVNTASAPLLARVSGLNASVAQSIVTYRDMKGMFTSRAGLREVPRLGEKTFEQAAGFLRIMNSDNPLDGSAVHPESYPLVEKILADIKKDVKGVIGDDRLLKSLNPAKYADEKFGVPTIADILKELEKPGRDPRPEFTTATFKEGVEEIRDLRPDMILEGVVTNVAAFGAFVDIGVHQDGLVHISALSNTFVKDPHSVVKAGQVVKVKVLEVDEKRKRIALTMRLTDNAPVAGAKPEQRADRNDAKRLSQQKQAAPAPANSAMAAAFAKLKG; encoded by the coding sequence ATGCTGCCTTCGATCGAACAACGTCTCGCCCTTGAACTTGCCGCCAAACCGGTGCAGGTCGCCGCTGCCGTCGCCCTGCTGGACGAAGGCGCCACCGTGCCTTTTATCGCTCGCTACCGCAAGGAAGCCACTGGCGGCCTGGACGATATCCAGTTGCGCTTGCTGGAAGAACGCCTGCGCTACCTGCGCGAACTGGAAGTTCGCCGCAGCGCGATCCTGGCCTCGATTGAAGAACAAGGGAAAATGACGCCAGCTCTATTGCAGGCGATCTCGCTGGCAGAGGACAAGACCCGGCTCGAAGACTTGTACCTGCCGTACAAGCTGAAGCGCCGCACCAAGGCCCAGATCGCCGCAGAGGCTGGCTTGACCGAGCTGGCCGATACACTGCTGGCCAATCCCGAACTGAATCCGGAACAAGAAGCCGACAAATACCTGAAGCCGGCATTCAGCACCGACAATGGCGATAACCCTGGCATCGCCGATGCCAGGGCCGCGCTCGACGGCGCGCGCCAGATCCTGATGGAGCGATTCTCGGAAGACGCCGCGCTGCTGCAGGCGCTGCGCGAATACCTGACCGAGCACGGCGTGGTCGAATCGAAAGTGGTGGAAGGCAAGCAGGATGCCGGCGAAAAATTCGCCGACTACTTCGACTATTCCGAAACCATAGGCACGATCCCGTCGCACCGCGCGCTGGCGCTGTTCCGCGGTCGCCGCGAAGAAATCCTGAATGTGGTGCTGCGCCTCGACACGGAAGAAGAAAAACCGAAATGGGATGCCCCGCACAATCCGTGCGAAGGACGCATCGCCGCCCGTTTCGGCATCAGCAACAAGAACCGCGGCGCCGACAAATGGCTGAGCGACACGGTACGCTGGAGCTGGCGCGTCAAGGTCTTCATGCACCTGGAAACCGAGCTGATGACGAAGCTGCGCGAAACCGCGGAGGTGGAAGCAATCAACGTCTTCGCGCGCAACCTGAAAGCGCTGCTGCTGGCGGCGCCGGCCGGGCCGCGCGCCACCATGGGCCTCGATCCCGGCCTGCGCACCGGCGTCAAGGTGGCCGTGATCGACGCTACCGGCAAGGTGGTCGACACCACCGCGATTTATCCGCACCAGCCGCGCAACGACTGGGACGGTTCGCTGCACACGCTGGCGCAACTGGCGGAAAAGCACAAGGTGTCGCTGATTTCGATTGGCAACGGCACCGCTTCGCGTGAAACCGACAAGCTGGCGCAAGACCTGATCAAGCTGCGGCCGGAGCTGAAGCTGACCAAGATCGTGGTGTCGGAAGCCGGCGCTTCAGTGTATTCGGCCTCGGAATTCGCCTCGCGCGAACTGCCGGACATGGACGTCTCGCTGCGCGGCGCAGTGTCGATTGCGCGCCGCCTGCAAGATCCGCTGGCGGAACTGGTGAAGATCGATCCGAAGTCGATCGGCGTCGGCCAGTACCAGCATGACGTCGGCCAGACCCAGCTGGCGCGTTCGCTGGACGCGGTGGTGGAAGATTGCGTGAATGCCGTCGGGGTAGACGTCAACACCGCCTCGGCGCCGCTGCTGGCGCGGGTTTCCGGCCTCAATGCCAGCGTTGCCCAGAGCATCGTCACTTATCGCGACATGAAAGGCATGTTCACCTCGCGCGCTGGGCTGCGGGAGGTGCCGCGCCTGGGTGAAAAAACCTTTGAACAGGCAGCCGGTTTCCTGCGCATCATGAACAGCGACAACCCTTTGGACGGCTCCGCGGTGCATCCGGAATCCTATCCGCTGGTGGAAAAGATCCTGGCCGACATCAAGAAAGACGTCAAGGGCGTGATCGGCGACGACAGGCTGCTGAAATCGCTCAACCCGGCCAAATACGCCGATGAAAAATTCGGCGTGCCGACCATCGCCGACATCCTCAAGGAACTGGAAAAACCAGGCCGCGACCCGCGCCCGGAATTCACCACCGCGACCTTCAAGGAGGGAGTCGAAGAAATCCGCGACTTGCGTCCCGACATGATCCTGGAAGGCGTGGTCACCAATGTGGCGGCGTTTGGTGCGTTTGTCGACATCGGCGTGCATCAGGACGGCCTGGTGCATATTTCCGCGCTCTCGAATACTTTCGTCAAGGATCCGCACAGCGTGGTCAAGGCCGGCCAGGTGGTCAAGGTGAAAGTGCTGGAAGTCGACGAAAAGCGCAAGCGTATCGCGCTGACCATGCGCCTGACCGACAACGCGCCGGTCGCCGGCGCCAAACCGGAGCAGCGCGCCGACCGCAACGACGCCAAGCGCCTGTCGCAGCAAAAGCAGGCAGCGCCGGCGCCGGCAAATAGCGCCATGGCCGCCGCTTTTGCAAAGTTAAAGGGATAG
- a CDS encoding DNA gyrase inhibitor YacG: MTTTVDCPTCGTKVEWIPANRFRPFCSERCKQIDLGAWAEEKYAIPAVNPPDEIDDDGKLPQ; the protein is encoded by the coding sequence ATGACTACTACCGTCGATTGCCCGACATGCGGCACAAAAGTTGAATGGATTCCCGCCAACCGGTTCAGGCCGTTTTGCTCGGAACGCTGCAAGCAGATCGACCTGGGCGCCTGGGCCGAAGAGAAATATGCGATTCCGGCGGTCAATCCGCCCGATGAAATCGATGACGACGGCAAGCTGCCGCAATAA
- the ispB gene encoding octaprenyl diphosphate synthase encodes MSPIAADMEAVNAVIRRQLHSDVPLVNQIAEYIISAGGKRLRPVLVLLMAQAYGYSGEKHHELAAVIEFIHTATLLHDDVVDESSLRRGRQTANALFGNAASVLVGDFLYSRAFQMMVAVDNARVMQIVADATNVIAEGEVLQLLNMHNPDVSEENYLQVIRSKTAKLFEAAAQLGALIAGAGDDAIDAAGEYGRSLGTAFQLIDDVLDYSGNAGDIGKNVGDDLREGKPTLPLIYLMEHGSAEQRALVRSCIENGDEQHFDEILAAITSSGALNYTRHEAEKASQRAAAAISGLPNSQFKDSLLQLSVFAVDRNH; translated from the coding sequence ATGTCCCCGATCGCGGCCGATATGGAAGCGGTCAACGCAGTGATTCGCCGGCAGTTGCATTCCGATGTGCCGCTGGTGAACCAGATTGCCGAATACATCATCAGCGCCGGCGGCAAGCGCCTGCGCCCGGTGCTGGTGCTGCTGATGGCCCAGGCCTACGGCTACAGCGGCGAAAAACACCACGAACTGGCGGCGGTGATCGAATTCATCCATACCGCAACCCTGCTGCACGACGACGTGGTCGATGAATCGTCCTTGCGGCGCGGCCGCCAGACCGCCAATGCGCTGTTCGGCAACGCCGCCTCGGTGCTGGTGGGCGACTTCCTGTATTCGCGCGCCTTCCAGATGATGGTGGCGGTCGATAATGCGCGCGTGATGCAGATCGTCGCCGACGCCACCAACGTCATCGCCGAAGGCGAAGTGCTGCAATTGCTGAATATGCACAATCCGGACGTGTCCGAAGAAAATTACCTGCAGGTGATCCGCTCCAAGACCGCCAAGCTGTTTGAGGCGGCGGCGCAGCTCGGCGCCCTGATTGCAGGCGCCGGCGACGATGCGATTGACGCTGCCGGCGAATACGGCCGCTCGCTCGGCACCGCCTTCCAGCTGATCGACGATGTACTGGATTATTCCGGCAATGCCGGCGATATCGGCAAGAATGTCGGCGACGACCTGCGTGAAGGCAAGCCGACCTTGCCCCTGATTTATCTGATGGAGCATGGCAGCGCCGAACAGCGCGCACTGGTGCGCAGCTGCATCGAAAACGGCGATGAACAGCATTTCGATGAAATCCTCGCCGCCATCACCAGCTCGGGCGCCCTGAACTACACCAGGCATGAAGCAGAGAAAGCCTCGCAGCGGGCGGCAGCGGCGATCTCCGGGTTGCCAAATAGTCAGTTCAAGGATTCTTTGCTACAATTATCCGTGTTCGCAGTGGATCGGAATCACTGA